One genomic region from Deltaproteobacteria bacterium encodes:
- a CDS encoding NADH-quinone oxidoreductase subunit H: protein MDYAIAALKTVLIFFVVINLVPVLIWLERKGAAYIQDRRGPNRAAILGVRLGGLINALNDVVKLLFKEDIIPANVNKPLFILAPMITMFVATITLAVVPFAAPIHYGDKIFLLQVADLNAGLIYVFAMSSLGVYGVMLAGWAGNNKYSLLGGLRSSAQMISYEVAMGLAVVGIFLLSGSLRLSDIVMQQGASLWHWNIIRQPLAFFIFLAAVFAETNRLPFDLPEGESELVAGFHVEYSSMKFALFFMGEYAHIIIGSCIITTLFFGGWNLPFISSDWISAHVDSVLRFVWLSLVAVSVLGGIFIARRFKKQGYGDLRDYEPLVVGVPGILMGVALLALYIVLKVMGIEIHLNPLGQNIFIAALQVGVFLAKVLFFCFFFIWVRWTLPRLRYDQLMRLGWKTMLPLALANLLVTGLVVLWI, encoded by the coding sequence GGTTTTGATTTGGCTCGAGCGAAAAGGGGCGGCTTATATTCAGGATCGCCGCGGACCCAACCGCGCCGCCATTTTAGGAGTGCGTCTTGGCGGTCTTATCAATGCTTTGAACGACGTTGTCAAATTGCTCTTCAAAGAAGACATCATTCCGGCCAACGTCAACAAACCTCTTTTTATTTTGGCGCCGATGATTACCATGTTTGTTGCGACCATTACACTCGCGGTGGTTCCATTCGCGGCGCCCATCCACTATGGCGATAAAATATTTTTGTTGCAGGTAGCCGATTTGAATGCGGGACTTATTTATGTTTTTGCCATGTCGAGTCTTGGTGTTTATGGCGTTATGCTGGCCGGTTGGGCGGGAAACAATAAATATTCTTTGTTGGGAGGTCTTCGCTCTTCGGCGCAGATGATCAGTTATGAAGTTGCCATGGGTTTGGCCGTAGTCGGCATTTTTCTGCTCTCGGGGTCTCTACGGTTGAGCGACATTGTTATGCAACAGGGTGCCAGTTTGTGGCATTGGAATATTATTCGTCAGCCTTTGGCTTTTTTTATTTTTCTTGCCGCCGTTTTCGCGGAGACAAACCGCCTGCCTTTCGATTTGCCCGAAGGGGAATCGGAGCTCGTGGCCGGTTTTCACGTCGAATATTCGAGCATGAAGTTCGCCCTCTTTTTTATGGGTGAATATGCCCACATTATTATCGGCTCCTGCATCATCACAACTCTTTTCTTCGGCGGTTGGAATCTTCCTTTTATTTCTTCTGATTGGATTAGCGCGCATGTCGATTCCGTGCTTCGTTTTGTCTGGCTTTCGTTGGTGGCAGTTTCCGTTTTGGGTGGAATTTTTATCGCGCGACGTTTCAAAAAACAGGGTTACGGTGATTTGAGAGACTATGAACCTCTTGTGGTCGGCGTGCCCGGTATTTTGATGGGCGTCGCACTGCTGGCGCTCTATATTGTGTTGAAAGTGATGGGAATAGAAATTCACCTGAATCCGTTGGGACAGAATATTTTTATCGCGGCGCTTCAGGTGGGAGTCTTTCTCGCGAAAGTTTTATTTTTCTGTTTCTTTTTTATTTGGGTTCGCTGGACCCTGCCCCGTCTTCGCTACGATCAACTGATGCGCTTGGGTTGGAAAACAATGTTGCCCTTAGCATTGGCGAATCTGCTCGTGACGGGACTGGTGGTGTTGTGGATTTAA